In the Caballeronia sp. LZ062 genome, one interval contains:
- the aepY gene encoding phosphonopyruvate decarboxylase — protein MIEAAQFVEAARARGFDWYAGVPCSFLTPFINYVLQDESLHYVSAANEGDAVALIAGVALGAGSGTRNSERKRRGIAMMQNSGLGNAVSPLTSLTWTFRLPQLLIVTWRGQPGVADEPQHALMGPITPQMLDTMEIPWELFPTEADAIGPALDRATDYMDRTGRPYALVMQKGSVAPYELKKTGLSGVRSAEAAAPVDRFEGERVTRHAALERVIARTPKDSTVVLASTGFCGRELYAIDDRENQLYLVGSMGCVTPMALGLALSRPDLTVVALDGDGAALMRMGAFSTLGAYGPSNLIHLLLDNGAHESTGGQATVSRGVDFASIAAACGYALALDGDDIGVIDRLIDAQAPEGARFARLSIRTGTPADLPRPKITPEDVRARLQRHIGER, from the coding sequence GTGATTGAGGCCGCCCAGTTCGTCGAGGCGGCGCGCGCGCGCGGCTTCGACTGGTACGCGGGCGTGCCGTGCTCCTTTCTCACGCCGTTCATCAACTACGTGCTGCAGGACGAATCGCTGCACTACGTGTCGGCGGCGAACGAAGGCGATGCGGTCGCGCTGATTGCGGGCGTCGCGCTTGGTGCAGGAAGCGGCACGCGGAACAGCGAGCGCAAACGTCGCGGCATCGCGATGATGCAAAACTCCGGGCTCGGCAACGCGGTGAGCCCGCTGACCTCGCTCACGTGGACGTTTCGCCTGCCGCAGCTTCTGATCGTGACGTGGCGCGGCCAGCCGGGCGTCGCAGACGAGCCGCAGCACGCGCTGATGGGCCCGATCACGCCGCAGATGCTCGACACGATGGAGATTCCGTGGGAGCTTTTCCCGACGGAAGCGGACGCCATCGGCCCGGCGCTTGATCGCGCGACCGACTACATGGACCGCACGGGCCGTCCGTATGCGCTCGTCATGCAGAAGGGCAGCGTTGCGCCATACGAGCTGAAGAAGACCGGGCTGTCGGGCGTGCGCTCCGCCGAAGCCGCCGCGCCGGTCGACCGATTCGAAGGCGAGCGCGTGACACGTCATGCCGCGCTGGAGCGCGTGATCGCACGCACGCCGAAGGATTCGACGGTCGTCCTGGCATCGACCGGCTTCTGTGGCCGCGAACTGTACGCTATCGACGACCGCGAGAATCAGCTGTATCTCGTCGGCTCCATGGGCTGCGTGACGCCGATGGCGCTCGGCCTCGCGCTGTCGCGACCGGACCTGACCGTCGTCGCGCTCGACGGCGACGGCGCCGCGCTCATGCGCATGGGCGCGTTTTCGACGCTCGGCGCGTACGGCCCGTCCAATCTGATCCACCTGTTGCTCGACAACGGCGCGCACGAATCGACCGGCGGACAGGCGACCGTGTCGCGCGGCGTCGATTTCGCGTCGATCGCGGCGGCGTGCGGCTACGCGCTCGCGCTCGACGGCGACGACATCGGCGTGATCGACCGCCTCATCGATGCGCAAGCGCCCGAAGGCGCACGCTTCGCGCGCCTGTCGATCCGCACCGGCACGCCCGCCGACCTGCCGCGCCCGAAGATCACGCCGGAAGACGTGCGCGCGCGCCTGCAACGACACATCGGAGAACGCTGA
- the aepX gene encoding phosphoenolpyruvate mutase, with translation MNAPGTIPVGYSRTMRLREMLQSNRLEFLMEAHNGISARIAKEAGFKAIWGSGLSISAQFGVRDNNEASWTQVVDNLEFMADASDLPILLDGDTGYGNFNNVRRLVKKLEQRGIAGVCIEDKQFPKTNSFINGEAQPLADMDEFCGKIKAGKDSQSDPNFSIVARVEALIAGWGMEEALKRAEAYRQAGADAILIHSKLSKPDEILTFAREWAGRGPLVIVPTKYYSTPTDAFRQAGISCVIWANHLIRGAVSAMQAIAKEIHDSETLVNVEDRIATVNEIFRLQDADEYSAAENIYLTAANEKRSAVVLAASRGAGLEAVTADRPKVMLPVAGKPLLRHLVEAFKKEGINDITVVGGYRADAIDTSGVRLVVNDKHASTGELASLACAAKHITGDTVLSYGDLLFRSYILRDLVESPSDFCVVVDSSQTPQSGASATDFAYCSQPDDRALFGQKVWLESVVGAGHGLTEGRAPQGRWMGLINVRSSARDRLLAVLAQLQQRPDFDTLDMAALLNALVAAGEKIEVQYVHGHWRGVNDLDDFRRAGDFAHGQTPIGSEGLENARD, from the coding sequence ATGAACGCACCCGGAACCATTCCCGTCGGCTACTCGCGCACCATGCGTCTGCGCGAGATGCTGCAAAGCAACCGCCTCGAATTCCTGATGGAAGCGCACAACGGCATCTCCGCGCGCATCGCGAAGGAAGCCGGTTTCAAGGCGATCTGGGGCTCGGGCCTGTCGATCTCCGCGCAGTTCGGCGTGCGCGACAACAACGAAGCAAGCTGGACGCAGGTCGTCGATAACCTCGAATTCATGGCCGACGCGAGTGACTTGCCCATTCTGCTCGACGGCGACACCGGCTACGGCAACTTCAACAACGTGCGCCGGCTCGTGAAGAAGCTGGAGCAGCGCGGCATCGCGGGCGTGTGCATCGAGGACAAGCAGTTCCCGAAGACCAACAGCTTCATCAACGGCGAAGCGCAGCCGCTCGCCGACATGGACGAGTTCTGCGGAAAGATCAAGGCAGGCAAGGATTCGCAGAGCGATCCTAACTTTTCGATCGTGGCGCGCGTCGAGGCGCTGATCGCCGGTTGGGGCATGGAAGAGGCGCTCAAGCGCGCCGAGGCATATCGCCAGGCGGGCGCAGACGCGATCCTGATCCACAGCAAGCTCTCGAAGCCCGACGAAATCCTGACCTTCGCGCGCGAATGGGCCGGGCGCGGTCCGCTCGTGATCGTGCCGACGAAGTACTACAGCACGCCGACCGACGCGTTCCGTCAGGCGGGCATCAGCTGCGTGATCTGGGCGAACCATCTGATTCGCGGCGCGGTGTCGGCGATGCAGGCCATCGCGAAGGAAATCCACGACAGCGAAACGCTCGTCAATGTTGAAGACCGCATCGCGACGGTGAACGAGATTTTCCGCCTGCAAGACGCCGACGAATACTCGGCGGCAGAGAACATCTATCTGACGGCGGCCAACGAAAAGCGCAGCGCGGTCGTGCTGGCGGCGAGCCGCGGCGCGGGTCTCGAAGCCGTGACGGCGGATCGTCCGAAAGTGATGCTGCCGGTCGCGGGCAAGCCGCTTTTGCGCCATCTCGTCGAGGCGTTCAAAAAGGAAGGCATCAACGACATCACCGTGGTCGGTGGCTACCGTGCCGATGCGATCGATACGTCGGGCGTGCGGCTCGTCGTCAACGACAAGCACGCGTCGACGGGCGAACTGGCATCGCTCGCGTGCGCCGCGAAGCACATCACCGGCGACACGGTGCTCTCCTACGGCGATTTGCTGTTCCGCAGCTACATCCTGCGCGATCTCGTCGAATCGCCGAGCGACTTCTGCGTCGTCGTCGATTCGTCGCAGACGCCGCAATCGGGCGCGTCCGCGACCGACTTCGCTTACTGCTCGCAACCGGATGACCGCGCGCTCTTCGGCCAGAAAGTGTGGCTGGAAAGCGTGGTCGGCGCGGGACACGGTCTGACCGAAGGCCGCGCGCCGCAGGGCCGCTGGATGGGTCTCATCAATGTGCGCAGCAGTGCACGTGATCGCCTGCTCGCGGTGCTCGCGCAGCTTCAGCAGCGCCCCGACTTCGACACGCTCGACATGGCAGCGCTCCTGAACGCGCTCGTCGCGGCGGGCGAAAAGATCGAAGTGCAGTACGTGCACGGCCACTGGCGCGGCGTGAACGACCTGGACGACTTCCGCCGCGCGGGCGACTTCGCGCACGGTCAAACGCCGATCGGCTCCGAAGGTCTGGAGAACGCGCGTGATTGA
- a CDS encoding phosphocholine cytidylyltransferase family protein, with product MRAIILAAGMGLRLVQPEGQQKPKCLLRFGDASLLERHLHYLKGAGVDEIVFVTGFKHEQIEAELASIDWKPKTEIVVNEEFTLGSVLSVHTAREAMTRGGDVLLMDADVLYDERIIEPLVAGGAVNRLLIDRDFEAGDEPVKLCVENGVPVELRKQVAAGLTYDTIGESVGFFRFDEKTAARLAEIVAHYVETGRAKMPHEEAVRDLLLEKAHVFDIADVTGAPWIEIDFQNDVTRAADEVLPQLQPLREFAGASQQ from the coding sequence ATGCGCGCAATCATTCTTGCGGCCGGGATGGGACTTCGTCTCGTTCAGCCCGAGGGCCAGCAAAAGCCGAAGTGCCTGCTGCGCTTCGGCGACGCGTCGCTTCTCGAACGCCATCTTCATTATCTGAAGGGCGCGGGCGTCGATGAAATCGTCTTCGTGACCGGCTTCAAGCACGAACAGATCGAGGCGGAACTGGCGTCGATCGACTGGAAGCCGAAGACGGAAATCGTCGTGAACGAGGAATTCACGCTCGGCAGCGTGTTGTCGGTTCACACGGCGCGCGAAGCCATGACGCGCGGCGGCGACGTGCTGCTGATGGATGCCGACGTGCTCTACGATGAGCGCATCATCGAACCGCTGGTCGCTGGCGGCGCCGTGAACCGCCTGCTTATCGACCGCGACTTCGAAGCCGGCGACGAGCCGGTGAAGCTGTGCGTCGAGAACGGCGTGCCGGTGGAACTGCGCAAGCAGGTCGCGGCGGGCCTCACGTACGACACCATCGGCGAATCGGTCGGCTTCTTCCGCTTCGACGAGAAGACGGCCGCGCGTCTTGCCGAGATCGTCGCGCATTACGTCGAGACGGGCCGCGCGAAGATGCCGCATGAAGAAGCGGTGCGCGACCTGCTGTTGGAAAAAGCCCACGTGTTCGATATCGCCGATGTCACCGGCGCGCCGTGGATCGAAATCGACTTTCAGAACGATGTAACGCGCGCAGCCGACGAAGTGCTGCCGCAGTTGCAACCGCTACGTGAGTTTGCAGGAGCATCCCAACAATGA
- a CDS encoding flippase-like domain-containing protein: protein MSRAGTFLLSIGVVLFIALLGWQGFGSVATTLAAAGWGLFAVAAFHFAPLVLDAGAISVLFSRNERDVTLRDALLARWAGESVNSLMPAGQIGGPMLMVRHLSQRGMRARDAAAVITVSTTMQTVAQLLFALVGVVLLTGYAAGGSSTVVSIAVLAVVGVIGAMIFGFYLAQRRGLFGRAMRFASGIAARFSKKRDWSSLVTRAEAVDTAVHALYRERGKVAASFGLSMLGWIVGTGEVWIVLDLLGHPVGWTEALLLESLGQAIRGAAFAIPGSLGVQEGGYLLLARLVGLPPETALALSLAKRARELLLGVPGIVYLHFVEKGWQRRRLARVPDID, encoded by the coding sequence ATGAGTCGCGCCGGGACGTTTCTGCTGTCGATCGGCGTGGTGTTGTTCATCGCGCTGCTCGGCTGGCAAGGCTTCGGCTCCGTCGCTACGACGCTCGCCGCCGCAGGCTGGGGCCTCTTCGCCGTGGCCGCGTTCCACTTTGCGCCGCTCGTGCTCGACGCCGGCGCGATCAGCGTGCTCTTTTCCCGCAACGAACGCGACGTCACGCTGCGCGACGCGCTGCTCGCGCGCTGGGCAGGCGAATCGGTCAATAGTCTGATGCCCGCCGGGCAGATCGGCGGGCCGATGCTGATGGTCCGGCATCTCTCGCAGCGCGGCATGCGCGCGCGCGACGCCGCCGCCGTCATCACCGTCAGCACGACGATGCAGACCGTCGCGCAACTGCTGTTCGCGCTCGTCGGCGTCGTCCTCTTGACGGGCTACGCGGCGGGCGGCTCGTCGACGGTCGTGTCGATTGCGGTGCTGGCGGTCGTCGGCGTCATCGGGGCGATGATCTTCGGGTTCTATCTCGCGCAGCGGCGCGGTTTGTTCGGCCGCGCGATGCGCTTCGCATCCGGCATCGCAGCGCGCTTTTCGAAGAAGCGCGACTGGTCGTCGCTCGTCACGCGCGCCGAGGCGGTCGATACGGCGGTTCACGCGCTGTATCGCGAGCGCGGCAAGGTGGCGGCGAGTTTCGGCCTGAGCATGCTTGGCTGGATCGTCGGCACGGGCGAAGTCTGGATCGTGCTCGATCTGCTCGGGCATCCGGTCGGCTGGACGGAGGCGCTGCTGCTCGAAAGCCTGGGTCAGGCCATTCGCGGCGCGGCGTTCGCCATTCCCGGCTCGCTCGGCGTGCAGGAGGGCGGTTATCTGCTGCTCGCGCGCCTCGTCGGCCTGCCGCCCGAAACGGCGCTGGCGCTCTCGCTGGCCAAGCGTGCCCGCGAGCTCTTGCTGGGCGTGCCGGGCATCGTCTATCTGCATTTCGTTGAAAAAGGCTGGCAGCGCCGCCGTCTTGCGCGCGTGCCGGATATCGACTGA
- a CDS encoding 2OG-Fe(II) oxygenase: MSDTATPVNQHPGQSQVDRASRPSPRDIDATLNARLATLSTPRLHADYEKQGSFLYLDDFLPRDYTERLIAAVHDVMPAVNRNYLPGHKAGGSVSRHTLDKLAPFIADLYRSEALIKWLEAVSGDKLQLSPEDDPHAYALYFYTRPGDHIGWHYDTSYYNGRRYTMLLGVIDDSSCRLDYELHTRTPNVPPQPGSVQYPPGALVFFDGDKLRHRVTPLGENEMRVSLTFEYVTNPEMRPFQRFISNMKDSIAYFGFKQVFRRKGGKNGQA; encoded by the coding sequence ATGAGCGATACGGCAACTCCGGTCAACCAGCATCCGGGACAGTCACAGGTAGACCGCGCGAGCCGCCCGTCACCGCGCGACATCGACGCGACGCTCAACGCGCGTCTGGCGACATTGTCCACGCCCAGGCTGCACGCCGACTACGAGAAGCAAGGCTCCTTCCTTTATCTCGACGACTTCCTTCCGCGCGACTATACCGAACGCCTGATCGCCGCCGTCCACGACGTGATGCCGGCCGTTAACCGCAACTACTTGCCGGGGCACAAGGCGGGCGGCAGCGTGAGCCGTCACACGCTCGACAAGCTCGCGCCGTTCATCGCGGACTTGTACCGCTCCGAGGCGCTCATCAAGTGGCTGGAGGCGGTAAGCGGCGACAAGCTGCAACTCTCGCCCGAAGACGATCCTCACGCCTACGCGCTGTATTTCTATACCCGCCCCGGCGATCACATCGGCTGGCATTACGACACGTCGTACTACAACGGCCGGCGCTACACCATGCTGCTCGGCGTGATCGACGATTCGTCGTGCCGTCTCGACTACGAACTGCATACGCGCACGCCAAACGTGCCGCCGCAACCCGGCTCCGTGCAGTATCCGCCGGGCGCGCTGGTGTTCTTCGACGGCGACAAGCTCCGGCATCGCGTGACGCCGCTCGGCGAGAACGAGATGCGCGTGTCCCTCACGTTCGAGTACGTCACGAACCCGGAAATGCGGCCGTTCCAGCGTTTCATTTCGAACATGAAGGACTCGATCGCGTACTTCGGGTTCAAGCAGGTCTTTCGCCGCAAAGGCGGCAAGAACGGGCAGGCATGA
- a CDS encoding CDP-alcohol phosphatidyltransferase family protein yields the protein MTKPCPPHPKAVPEPTTWDARLARRLVTPLVGTPVTPNHLTTVRLAIGLGGAYCLSLGDFWLCSLGALLIALSNFVDHTDGELARISGQSSKIGHFYDLACDALVTVLLFAGIGFYVAAHHPSYAVAAQWLGGVAGVAVALIFFLRMRIESMVGKSGTKQASAGGFETEDVLYLLPLVTVLNGMTPFLIAAAIGAPLFAVYVAVDYRRVIRRVRAEATVCTAAKAAKAAHPARKDGNDFQAVR from the coding sequence CTCGCCCGCCGCCTCGTCACGCCGCTCGTCGGCACGCCCGTCACGCCGAATCATCTGACGACCGTTCGCCTCGCCATCGGGCTCGGCGGCGCGTACTGCCTCTCGCTCGGCGACTTCTGGTTGTGCTCGCTGGGCGCGCTCTTGATTGCGCTGTCAAATTTCGTCGATCACACCGATGGCGAGCTTGCGCGCATCAGCGGTCAGTCGAGTAAGATCGGACACTTTTACGACCTTGCGTGCGACGCGCTCGTGACCGTGCTGCTCTTCGCGGGCATCGGTTTCTATGTCGCGGCGCATCATCCTTCGTACGCGGTCGCCGCGCAGTGGCTCGGCGGCGTCGCGGGCGTCGCGGTCGCGCTGATTTTCTTCCTGCGTATGCGCATCGAGTCGATGGTCGGCAAATCCGGAACCAAGCAGGCTTCGGCGGGCGGCTTCGAGACCGAGGACGTGCTGTACCTGCTGCCGCTCGTTACGGTGCTCAACGGCATGACGCCGTTTCTGATTGCCGCAGCCATCGGCGCGCCGTTGTTCGCCGTGTACGTCGCGGTGGATTATCGGCGGGTCATACGGCGCGTGCGGGCTGAAGCGACGGTGTGCACGGCGGCGAAGGCGGCGAAGGCGGCGCACCCTGCGCGCAAGGACGGCAACGATTTTCAGGCGGTGAGATGA